One part of the Truepera radiovictrix DSM 17093 genome encodes these proteins:
- a CDS encoding mechanosensitive ion channel family protein, whose product MLAPRRLVRRFGALPLVLLVTLLVGGTASGARAAAPNPSATPTPAAAEAEASDAALQARLREVYANIPVLSEVSVAVTSGVVRLTGRVLGAGARQDALEIAAGMDGVVYVVDALELEADLGRTLAPALVRLREYAATAVRYSPLLLVAVGVVAFFWLLAALIGRWEALFARTGLNPLLRGLALQLARAALVLVGLLIALDLLGATAIVTAVLGTAGLAGLAVGFAFRDIVENYLAGVLLSLRQPFAIGDLLQLGEVEGRVVRLTSREMVLMTLDGNHARIPNSTVFSSVMINYTRNPRRRFTFEVGVGTDEDLRAAQRLGAAALRALPGVLADPEPQLRIRDLGDSSVILVCSGWVDQREADFFKVRSEAIKLIKETFDEAGVSMPEPKSTVVLERAPSSGAASAPLKEPPLAALKARVQDADVSPDAALEGPLAEELADPSEPNLLEPRPRRSTLPPRSR is encoded by the coding sequence GTGCTAGCGCCTCGGCGGCTCGTGCGGCGCTTCGGGGCGCTGCCCTTGGTGCTACTCGTAACGCTCCTCGTCGGGGGAACCGCTTCGGGCGCGCGCGCAGCTGCCCCGAACCCGTCGGCGACGCCCACGCCAGCCGCAGCGGAGGCCGAGGCGAGCGACGCGGCGCTGCAAGCGCGCCTTAGGGAGGTCTACGCCAACATCCCCGTGCTCTCAGAGGTTTCAGTGGCGGTGACGAGCGGGGTGGTGCGGCTCACGGGTCGGGTGCTAGGCGCAGGGGCGCGCCAAGACGCCCTCGAGATCGCCGCCGGGATGGACGGGGTGGTGTACGTCGTCGACGCGCTCGAGCTCGAGGCCGACTTGGGGCGCACCCTCGCCCCCGCGCTCGTGCGGCTCCGCGAGTACGCCGCGACCGCGGTGCGCTACTCACCGCTTTTGTTGGTCGCCGTCGGCGTGGTGGCGTTTTTCTGGCTGCTAGCGGCGCTTATCGGGCGCTGGGAGGCGCTTTTTGCCCGCACCGGCCTCAACCCACTCTTGCGCGGGCTCGCCCTGCAGCTCGCGCGCGCCGCGCTCGTGCTCGTGGGGCTGCTTATCGCCCTTGACCTGCTCGGTGCGACGGCGATCGTCACGGCCGTGTTGGGGACGGCGGGGCTCGCGGGGCTGGCGGTCGGCTTCGCTTTCCGCGACATCGTCGAGAACTACCTCGCCGGGGTGCTGCTGTCGCTGCGCCAACCGTTTGCCATCGGCGACCTGTTGCAGCTCGGCGAGGTCGAGGGGCGGGTCGTGCGCCTCACCTCGCGTGAGATGGTGCTCATGACCCTAGACGGCAACCACGCGCGCATCCCCAACAGCACGGTGTTTTCGTCGGTGATGATCAACTACACCCGCAACCCGCGGCGGCGCTTTACCTTCGAGGTCGGCGTCGGCACCGACGAGGATCTGCGCGCCGCGCAGCGGCTCGGCGCCGCTGCGCTGCGGGCGCTGCCGGGGGTTTTAGCGGACCCCGAACCCCAGCTCAGGATCCGCGATCTGGGTGACTCTAGCGTCATCCTCGTCTGCTCGGGGTGGGTCGACCAGCGCGAGGCGGACTTTTTCAAGGTGCGCAGCGAGGCGATCAAGCTCATTAAAGAGACCTTCGACGAGGCCGGGGTGAGCATGCCCGAGCCGAAGAGCACCGTCGTGCTCGAGCGCGCACCCTCTTCGGGAGCGGCCAGCGCGCCGCTTAAGGAGCCGCCCCTGGCGGCGCTCAAGGCGCGCGTTCAAGACGCCGACGTGTCGCCCGACGCGGCGCTCGAGGGGCCCTTGGCCGAAGAGCTCGCCGACCCGAGCGAACCCAACTTGCTCGAGCCCCGCCCGCGCCGGAGCACCCTCCCCCCGCGGAGCCGCTAG
- the prfB gene encoding peptide chain release factor 2 (programmed frameshift), whose protein sequence is MEHLDNTPETSLEEMTAQLHALRGYLDLARKEARLAELEPQLSDPKLWDDPEAARTLTQEAARLRRVLETFHRLEGDLEGLRELQELATTPEEQQDLEAERAALQRTLDALYRETLFSGPHDDRAAILTIKPGAGGTESSDWAGMLWRMYRRFAERQGFEVELLDATPSDAAPNGIDYAQLIIRGERAYGLLQVESGVHRLVRVSPFDAQGRRHTSFASVEVMPEIDDAVEITIDPKDVRVDVYRSSGPGGQSVNTTDSAVRVVYKGGTPEEIVVTCQDGKSQIKNREKAMTVLRSRLFEREERRRLEEQMRARGEQKAIEWGSQIRSYVLDKRYVKDHRTGEMRHDPDDVLDGDIEGLIWSGLEHRARTQSEPQRA, encoded by the exons ATGGAACACCTCGACAACACCCCTGAAACCAGCCTCGAGGAGATGACAGCGCAACTTCACGCCCTCAGGGGGTATCTT GACCTCGCTCGCAAAGAGGCCAGGCTCGCCGAGCTCGAGCCGCAGCTAAGCGACCCCAAGCTCTGGGACGACCCCGAAGCGGCGCGCACGCTGACGCAGGAGGCGGCGCGGTTGCGGCGCGTCCTCGAAACGTTTCACCGCCTAGAGGGCGACCTCGAGGGGCTGCGCGAGCTCCAGGAGCTCGCCACAACCCCCGAAGAGCAACAGGACCTGGAGGCCGAGCGCGCTGCGCTGCAGAGGACGCTCGACGCGCTCTACCGCGAGACGCTCTTTTCCGGCCCACACGACGACCGCGCGGCGATCCTCACGATCAAACCGGGGGCGGGCGGCACCGAGTCCTCGGACTGGGCGGGGATGCTCTGGCGGATGTACCGCCGCTTCGCCGAGCGGCAGGGCTTTGAGGTCGAACTGCTCGACGCCACCCCCAGCGACGCCGCCCCCAACGGCATCGACTACGCGCAGCTGATCATCCGCGGGGAGCGCGCGTACGGCCTTTTGCAGGTCGAGTCCGGGGTGCACCGGCTCGTGCGGGTCTCACCCTTTGACGCCCAGGGGCGGCGGCACACCTCGTTCGCTTCGGTCGAGGTCATGCCCGAGATCGACGACGCCGTCGAGATCACTATCGACCCCAAGGATGTGCGCGTCGACGTCTACCGTTCGTCGGGTCCGGGGGGGCAGTCGGTCAACACCACCGACTCGGCGGTGCGCGTGGTCTACAAGGGGGGCACCCCGGAGGAGATCGTGGTGACCTGTCAAGACGGCAAGTCGCAGATCAAAAACCGCGAAAAGGCGATGACGGTGCTTCGCTCGCGCCTTTTCGAACGCGAGGAGCGCCGGCGCCTCGAGGAACAGATGCGCGCGCGCGGCGAACAAAAGGCCATCGAGTGGGGTTCGCAGATCCGCAGCTACGTGCTCGACAAGCGCTACGTCAAAGACCACCGCACGGGCGAGATGCGCCACGACCCCGACGACGTCTTAGACGGCGACATCGAAGGGCTCATCTGGTCGGGTCTGGAGCACCGCGCCCGCACGCAAAGCGAGCCGCAGCGCGCCTAG
- a CDS encoding DUF4032 domain-containing protein: MSYHAQRRARQDAERARSRAFWHQVAHSLRGIPNELLPFSAVQHLHPASERYSGVKPIPIQQIVGSVDRYRDFDHYFLPRASHTLERWIGIRQAGLEGKELPPIQVYKVGELYFVKDGHHRVSVARNAGQKFIDAEIIELSVTVPPDSDDSVKDLIIKGEYADFLERTNLNRVRPDHYPIIFTVTGRYDVLLDHIATRQYYLGLKFGREVPWEEAVGSWYDRLYKRVVDESREHGVLKRFPGRTEADLYLWIMDHRYYLTQRYGQDVGSERAAVDFAQHHAPTLPVRAWQRALTLWRGGKTHG, encoded by the coding sequence GTGAGCTACCACGCTCAGCGGCGCGCGAGACAGGACGCCGAAAGGGCTCGGAGCCGGGCCTTTTGGCATCAGGTCGCGCACAGCCTCCGGGGAATTCCTAACGAACTCCTTCCCTTTAGCGCCGTTCAACACCTTCACCCAGCATCGGAACGTTACAGCGGCGTCAAACCGATTCCCATCCAACAGATCGTGGGCTCCGTCGACCGCTACCGCGACTTCGATCACTACTTCTTGCCGCGCGCGAGCCACACCCTCGAGCGCTGGATCGGCATCCGCCAGGCGGGGCTCGAGGGCAAAGAGCTGCCGCCCATTCAGGTCTACAAGGTCGGCGAGCTGTACTTCGTTAAAGACGGCCACCACCGCGTCTCGGTCGCCCGCAACGCCGGGCAAAAGTTTATCGACGCCGAGATCATCGAGCTGAGCGTCACCGTCCCCCCCGACTCGGACGACAGCGTCAAAGACCTCATCATCAAGGGGGAGTACGCGGACTTTTTGGAGCGGACCAACCTCAACAGGGTGCGCCCCGACCACTACCCCATCATCTTTACCGTCACGGGGCGCTACGACGTGCTCTTAGACCATATCGCCACCCGGCAGTACTATCTGGGGCTCAAGTTCGGGCGCGAGGTGCCCTGGGAGGAGGCGGTGGGCTCGTGGTACGACCGGCTCTACAAGCGCGTAGTCGACGAGTCGCGCGAGCACGGTGTACTCAAGCGCTTTCCCGGCCGCACCGAGGCCGACCTCTACTTGTGGATCATGGACCACCGCTACTACCTCACGCAGCGCTACGGTCAAGACGTCGGCTCTGAGCGGGCGGCGGTCGACTTTGCGCAGCACCACGCCCCCACGCTGCCCGTGCGCGCGTGGCAGCGGGCGCTCACCCTCTGGCGCGGCGGCAAGACGCACGGCTGA
- a CDS encoding metallophosphoesterase produces MRILAIADEVSPFIYSENFPHNLPPFDLVLSAGDMPGHVLEFIATRLKTQPVYVLGNHHEGYLRDNITGETRLPGGCINAHGRVIELDGVLIAGIEGSARYRPGPHQYTEWQMHVLTRKLTPQLLWNRYRYGRAVDILLTHAAPKGPHEGPDYPHRGVGAFNRFVELWKPKLHVHGHVHLSGANAPREYVTESGVRVVNAFGFALIDLELP; encoded by the coding sequence GTGCGCATCCTTGCCATCGCCGATGAGGTCTCCCCCTTTATCTACTCCGAAAACTTCCCCCACAACCTGCCCCCTTTTGACCTCGTCCTCTCCGCCGGGGACATGCCCGGGCACGTCCTCGAGTTTATCGCGACCCGCCTCAAGACCCAGCCCGTCTACGTCCTCGGCAACCACCACGAAGGCTACTTGCGCGACAACATCACCGGCGAGACGCGGCTGCCGGGCGGGTGCATCAACGCCCACGGGCGCGTCATCGAGCTTGACGGGGTGCTGATCGCGGGCATCGAGGGGAGCGCGCGCTACCGCCCCGGCCCCCACCAGTACACCGAGTGGCAGATGCACGTGTTGACGCGCAAGCTCACCCCGCAGCTCCTCTGGAACCGCTACCGTTACGGCCGTGCGGTCGACATCCTGCTCACCCACGCCGCCCCCAAAGGGCCGCACGAAGGCCCCGACTACCCCCACCGCGGTGTGGGGGCGTTTAACCGCTTCGTCGAGCTCTGGAAACCCAAGCTGCACGTTCACGGCCACGTTCACCTAAGCGGCGCCAACGCCCCCCGCGAGTACGTCACCGAGAGCGGCGTTCGCGTCGTCAACGCGTTCGGCTTTGCGCTGATCGACCTCGAGCTGCCGTAG